A window of Solanum stenotomum isolate F172 chromosome 3, ASM1918654v1, whole genome shotgun sequence contains these coding sequences:
- the LOC125858009 gene encoding dynein light chain 1, cytoplasmic-like: MLEGKGVIEDTDMPVKMQIQAMRWASQALDVYDVLDYRSIAAHIKKEFDKKYGGGWQCVVGSKFGCFFTHTKGTFIYFTLETLNFLIFKGATST, from the exons ATGTTAGAAGGAAAAGGTGTGATTGAAGATACAGATATGCCAGTGAAGATGCAGATCCAGGCTATGCGTTGGGCTTCTCAAGCTTTGGATGTTTATGATGTTTTGGACTACAGATCCATTGCTGCTCATATTAAGAAG GAGTTTGACAAGAAATATGGGGGTGGCTGGCAGTGTGTGGTGGGATCAAAATTTGGATGTTTCTTCACTCATACTAAAGGAACATTTATCTATTTCACCTTGGAGACTCTTAACTTCCTCATCTTCAAAGGAGCCACTTCTACTTAA
- the LOC125859854 gene encoding homeobox-leucine zipper protein GLABRA 2, with product MGVVDMSNNHPPHETKDFFPSPALSLSLAGIFRDGGGAGSSAGNMETTEEVDEGSAAASRGGRPREETSTVEISSENSEPMRSRGSDDDLEHDDTCNEDEEDPNNNSKKKKRKKYHRHTVQQIREMEALFKESPHPDEKQRQQLSKQLGLHPRQVKFWFQNRRTQIKAIQERHENSLLKAEIEKLREENKGLRGTSKNPSCPNCGFASSSNNAPTLPAEEQQLRIENTRLRAEVEKLRAALGKYPLGTSPNSSSSCSGGNDEENKSALDFYTGIFGLEKPRIMHIVNQAMEQLTKMATSGEPLWIKSFETGREILNYDEYTKEFPPGDVKSKRMCIEASRDAGIVFMELPRLVQTFMDVNQWREMFPSMISKAATVDVICNGTEGANSWDGAVQLMFAEVQMLTPVVGTREVYFVRYCKQMSAAQWGIVDVSVDKVEGSIDASLLKCRKLPSGCILQEQSNAHCKVTWVEHLECQKSIVDSLYRVTVNSGQAFGARRWMATLQQQCERLLFFMATNIPTKDTTGVATLAGRKSILTLAQRMTWGFYRVLGASSYNTWNKVPSITGQEDIRMTSRRNLTDPGEPQGLILCAVSSIWLPVSRNVLFDFLKDENHRHEWDVMSSGGPVQSVANLAKGQDKGNAVSIQAVKLRENNMWILQDTCTNAYESAVVYAPVDIAGMQSVITGCDSSNIAVLPSGFSILPDGLESRPFVITSRPEDRSSEGGSLLTVAFQILTSNSPTTKLSKESVESINNLLSCTLHKIKTRFQCDNGY from the exons ATGGGCGTTGTTGACATGTCGAATAATCATCCTCCTCATGAAACCAAAGATTTTTTCCCCTCTCCCGCACTCTCTCTGAGTCTC gCCGGAATTTTCCGTGATGGCGGCGGAGCGGGGAGTAGTGCCGGAAATATGGAAACGACGGAGGAAGTTGACGAAGGAAGTGCGGCGGCGAGCAGAGGAGGTCGGCCGAGAGAAGAAACGTCGACGGTTGAGATTAGCAGTGAGAATTCGGAACCAATGAGATCACGCGGTTCTGATGATGATTTGGAGCATGATGATACTTGCAACGAAGACGAAGAAGATCCAAACAACAAcagtaagaagaagaaaaggaaaaaatatcaCAGACATACTGTTCAACAAATCAGAGAAATGGAAGC TTTATTCAAAGAGTCACCACATCCAGATGAGAAGCAAAGGCAGCAGCTCAGCAAGCAATTAGGTCTTCATCCAAGGCAAGTCAAATTCTGGTTTCAAAATCGGCGAACCCAAATAAAG GCAATACAGGAACGCCATGAAAATTCATTGTTAAAGGCTGAAATTGAAAAGCTTCGTGAAGAAAATAAGGGATTAAGGGGAACTTCAAAGAATCCTTCTTGTCCTAATTGTGGATTTGCTAGCTCTAGCAATAATGCTCCTACTCTTCCTGCTGAAGAACAACAATTGCGAATTGAAAACACCAGACTTAGAGCTGAG GTTGAAAAGCTTAGGGCAGCATTGGGAAAATACCCATTAGGTACATCACCAAATAGTTCATCTTCATGTTCAGGAggaaatgatgaagaaaataaaagcgCTTTAGATTTTTACACCGGCATTTTTGGGCTTGAAAAACCAAGAATTATGCACATCGTTAATCAAGCAATGGAACAACTTACAAAGATGGCTACTAGTGGTGAACCACTGTGGATTAAAAGCTTTGAAACTGGAAGAGAAATACTTAATTATGACGAATACACCAAGGAGTTTCCTCCTGGGGACGTAAAATCTAAAAGAATGTGTATTGAAGCTTCCAGAGACGCAGGAATTGTATTCATGGAGCTCCCTCGACTTGTTCAGACTTTCATGGACGTA AATCAATGGAGAGAAATGTTCCCATCGATGATTTCAAAGGCAGCAACAGTAGACGTGATTTGCAATGGTACTGAAGGTGCTAACAGCTGGGATGGCGCAGTTCAGCTA ATGTTTGCAGAGGTGCAGATGTTAACGCCAGTAGTGGGGACGAGAGAAGTGTATTTTGTGAGATATTGCAAACAAATGAGTGCAGCACAGTGGGGGATTGTGGACGTTTCTGTCGACAAAGTTGAAGGCAGCATTGATGCTTCTCTCCTCAAATGCAGAAAATTACCCTCAGGATGCATTCTACAAGAACAATCCAATGCACATTGCAAG GTGACGTGGGTGGAACACTTGGAGTGCCAAAAAAGCATAGTAGACTCTCTGTACCGTGTAACTGTCAACAGCGGCCAAGCTTTTGGCGCAAGGCGCTGGATGGCTACTCTTCAGCAGCAATGTGAGCGCCTCCTCTTCTTCATGGCAACCAACATTCCTACCAAGGACACTACTG GTGTTGCCACGCTTGCTGGTAGAAAAAGTATACTAACATTGGCACAAAGAATGACTTGGGGTTTCTACCGCGTACTTGGAGCTTCTAGTTATAATACATGGAACAAGGTCCCTAGCATAACTGGCCAAGAGGATATTAGGATGACCTCTAGGAGGAACTTAACTGATCCTGGTGAACCCCAAGGCCTTATTCTCTGTGCTGTTTCTTCCATTTGGTTGCCCGTCTCTCGCAACGTCCTATTTGATTTCTTGAAAGATGAAAACCATCGCCATGAG TGGGATGTCATGTCAAGTGGAGGCCCAGTGCAATCCGTTGCAAATTTAGCAAAAGGTCAAGACAAAGGAAATGCAGTCTCTATCCAA GCAGTGAAATTAAGAGAAAACAACATGTGGATCCTCCAAGATACTTGCACCAATGCTTATGAATCCGCAGTGGTCTATGCCCCAGTGGACATTGCAGGCATGCAATCTGTTATAACAGGTTGTGACTCGAGCAATATTGCTGTGTTACCTTCAGGATTCTCAATCCTTCCTGATGGCCTAGAGTCGAGGCCTTTTGTTATCACTTCTAGACCAGAGGACAGAAGTTCAGAAGGAGGATCCTTGCTAACAGTTGCTTTTCAGATTCTAACTAGCAATTCTCCAACAACAAAACTTTCAAAGGAGTCTGTTGAATCCATCAACAACCTTTTGTCGTGTACGTTGCACAAGATCAAGACAAGATTCCAATGTGACAATGGATATTAA
- the LOC125860139 gene encoding 30S ribosomal protein S17, chloroplastic: MSVTSPLLSQFKSLTISTPFLHGSSSLSRLSTPSSSIISQKPSPPAFLPPIRAMRSMQGRVVCSTNDKTVSVEVTRLAPHPKYKRRVRKKKKYQAHDPLNQFQVGDYVQLEKSRPISKTKTFVAVPVPPRNQPKVKEEENQELGLPLESLQTS; encoded by the coding sequence ATGTCTGTAACTTCTCCTCTCCTCTCCCAATTCAAATCCCTCACCATTTCCACCCCTTTTCTCCATGGCTCCTCTTCTCTTTCTCGTCTCTCCACACCCTCTTCCTCTATCATTTCCCAAAAACCTTCTCCCCCTGCTTTCTTGCCTCCAATTCGAGCCATGAGATCAATGCAAGGCCGCGTCGTCTGCTCCACAAACGACAAAACTGTTTCTGTTGAAGTTACTCGTCTTGCTCCTCACCCAAAGTACAAACGTAGGgttaggaagaagaagaagtaccAAGCTCATGACCCATTGAACCAATTTCAAGTTGGGGATTATGTTCAGCTTGAAAAGAGTAGGCCCATTAGTAAGACCAAGACCTTCGTTGCTGTACCTGTACCTCCGAGGAACCAGCCCAAGGTTAAGGAGGAAGAGAATCAGGAACTTGGGCTTCCGCTTGAATCTCTGCAGACGAGTTAG
- the LOC125860770 gene encoding rop guanine nucleotide exchange factor 12-like yields MVRAVEEEKLEVPAVESQNINGWKLTRKETIKARNINKADDSASAIAKENSSPSDMDMMKEKFAKLLLGEDMSGGGKGVSSALALSNAITNLAASAFGEQKRLEPMQLETKAKWRKEIDWLLSVTDYIVEFVASKQKSKDGTIMEIMVTKQRTDLQMNIPALRKLDTMLLDCLDSFKDQTEICYTSKDDEGKTARKDDKWWIPTPKVPPNGLSDTTRKWLQFQKDSVNQVHKAALAINAQVLTEMEVPENYIESLPKNGRASLGDSIYRSITDEYFDPDYFLSTMDLSSEHKILDLKNKIEASVIIWRRKMTAKDGKSAWSSAVSMEKRELFEDRAETILLILKHRFPGIPQSSLDISKIQYNRDIGQAILESYSRIIESRAFTVMSRIEDVMQADDLAHDPSNGEVKRFPMGDSLGVSDGTFNDKEEVEKLSSAETPNSMTLLDFMGWGEGDEDTEKDTKEEIRSKENDAKLLSKPPNIVTNKRVSYLENLTGSRSPTARH; encoded by the exons ATGGTTCGAGCAGTAGAGGAAGAGAAATTAGAGGTCCCTGCTGTTGAATCTCAAAATATTAATGGGTGGAAACTTACCCGTAAAGAGACCATCAAGGCACGTAATATTAATAAAGCAGACGATTCAGCCTCTGCTATCGCCAAAGAGAACAGCTCGCCTTCAG ATATGGACATGATGAAGGAAAAATTTGCCAAGTTGCTCCTTGGTGAGGATATGTCTGGCGGAGGAAAGGGTGTTTCATCAGCATTGGCGCTGTCAAATGCAATTACAAACCTTGCAG CTTCGGCGTTTGGGGAACAGAAGAGATTAGAACCCATGCAACTAGAGACAAAAGCCAAGTGGAGAAAAGAAATTGATTGGCTTTTATCTGTTACagattatattgttgaatttgttgcttctaaacaaaaatcaaaagacGGAACAATTATGGAG ATTATGGTGACAAAGCAGAGAACTGATCTTCAAATGAACATTCCAGCATTGCGTAAGCTAGATACAATGCTTCTG GATTGTTTAGATAGTTTTAAAGACCAAACTGAAATCTGTTATACATCCAAAGATGATGAAGGTAAAACCGCCAGGAAAGATGATAAATGGTGGATACCTACCCCTAAGGTTCCTCCTAATGGTTTGTCGGATACTACTAGGAAATGGCTACAATTTCAGAAAGATTCGGTGAACCAAGTTCATAAAGCAGCCCTCGCCATAAATGCTCAAGTTCTTACAGAGATGGAGGTTCCTGAAAACTATATAGAATCCTTACCCAAG AATGGGAGAGCGAGCCTTGGAGACTCAATATACAGGAGCATCACGGATGAATACTTTGATCCGGACTACTTCCTTTCAACTATGGACTTGTCCTCCGAACATAAAATTCTAGACCTCAAGAACAAGATTGAGGCTTCCGTAATTATTTGGAGAAGAAAGATGACTGCAAAAGATGGGAAGTCAGCCTGGAGTTCAGCCGTTAGTATGGAGAAAAGAGAGTTATTTGAAGACAGAGCAGAAACTATCCTTCTTATTCTTAAGCATCGGTTCCCTGGAATTCCTCAATCATCACTAGACATAAGCAAAATTCAGTACAACAGA GATATCGGGCAAGCCATTTTAGAAAGCTATTCAAGAATAATTGAAAGTAGGGCATTCACAGTCATGTCACGAATTGAAGATGTAATGCAGGCAGATGATCTGGCCCATGATCCTTCAAATGGAGAAGTAAAGAGGTTTCCAATGGGAGATTCGTTGGGAGTATCAGATGGAACATTTAATGATAAGGAAGAAGTAGAGAAGCTTAGTTCTGCAGAAACACCCAATTCAATGACACTGCTGGATTTCATGGGTTGGGGAGAAGGAGATGAAGACACGGAGAAAGATACGAAGGAAGAAATCCGAtcaaaagaaaatgatgcaAAGCTCCTAAGCAAACCTCCAAATATAGTTACTAACAAGAGAGTTTCTTACCTAGAGAATTTAACTGGTTCCAGAAGTCCAACAGCACGCCACTAA
- the LOC125857721 gene encoding uncharacterized protein LOC125857721, whose protein sequence is MESIGVLMTCPMSPYLEQELDKRFNFLRLWKFPENQKSHFLKLHSDSIRGVVGNATIGANAELIGALPKLEIVSSYSVGLDKIDLGLCKEKGIKVTYCPDLITDDAADTVITLILAVLRRLCRCDSYVKIGLWKKNGDFMLTSKFSGKSVGIIGLGRIGLAIAKRAEAFGCPISYYTRSEKPNTNYKYYPSVVELASNCQILVVACALTPETRHIVNREVMEALGSKGILINIGRGPHVDEKELVSALLEGRLGGAGLDVFENEPEVPEQLFGLENVVLLPHVGSGTEETRKVMADLVLGNLEAHFLNKPLLTPVVQLEMDEIVGVLLMRPLSNYIQQELAKRFTLFKYWEIPSESLKLHSDVIRAVVGNGVQGADSALIDSLPRLEIVSSHSSGLDKIDLVKCKERGIRVTSAPDGPTDDVADTAILLTIATLRRICVADRFVRNGIWKEKDFNLTAKFSGKSVGIVGLGRIGSAIAKRAEAFGCSISYHSRSQKSESTYTYYSRVIDLASNCQILVIACALTDETHHIINREVIDALGPNGVVINIARGSHIDEPELVSALAEGRLGGAGLDGLEHEPEVPTQLASLDNVVLSPHTAAGTVETRKEMADLVIANLEAYFSNKPLLTPVL, encoded by the exons ATGGAATCTATAGGAGTGTTAATGACATGCCCAATGTCACCATACCTTGAACAAGAGCTAGACAAGCGCTTCAACTTTCTCCGGCTCTGGAAATTCCCCGAAAACCAAAAAAGCCACTTTTTGAAGTTGCATTCAGATTCCATCAGAGGAGTCGTCGGAAACGCAACAATCGGAGCTAATGCGGAGTTAATCGGAGCATTACCGAAGTTGGAAATCGTATCAAGTTACAGTGTGGGACTGGACAAGATCGATTTGGGGCTTTGCAAGGAAAAGGGAATCAAAGTCACTTATTGCCCAGATTTGATCACGGATGACGCTGCAGATACTGTAATTACTTTGATTTTGGCGGTTTTGAGGAGACTTTGCCGATGTGATAGCTATGTTAAGATTGGCCTTTGGAAGAAGAACGGTGATTTCATGTTGACGTCCAAG TTTAGTGGCAAATCAGTGGGTATTATAGGATTGGGAAGGATTGGCTTAGCAATTGCTAAGAGAGCGGAGGCTTTTGGCTGTCCAATTAGTTACTACACGAGATCAGAAAAgccaaatacaaattataagtATTATCCAAGTGTAGTTGAGTTGGCTTCCAACTGCCAGATTCTGGTTGTGGCATGTGCACTAACTCCTGAGACTCGTCATATTGTCAACCGTGAAGTCATGGAAGCTTTGGGATCAAAGGGGATTCTGATTAACATTGGCCGTGGtcctcatgttgatgaaaaGGAGCTTGTATCTGCTCTTCTTGAAGGCCGATTAGGGGGTGCTGGCCTTGATGTGTTTGAGAATGAGCCTGAAGTACCAGAGCAGCTTTTTGGCCTTGAGAATGTGGTCCTATTGCCTCATGTAGGCAGTGGCACAGAGGAAACACGCAAGGTCATGGCAGACCTGGTCCTTGGGAACTTAGAAGCTCACTTTCTGAACAAACCGCTGTTAACTCCAGTGGTT CAACTAG AAATGGATGAGATAGTAGGGGTATTATTGATGCGTCCATTGTCCAATTACATCCAACAAGAGCTAGCGAAACGTTTCACCCTCTTCAAATACTGGGAAATTCCATCTGAATCTCTCAAACTGCACTCGGACGTTATCCGAGCAGTGGTGGGGAATGGAGTTCAGGGAGCCGACTCTGCTTTAATTGATTCGCTGCCTAGATTGGAAATTGTATCGAGTCACAGTTCTGGGCTTGACAAGATTGATTTGGTGAAGTGCAAAGAGAGAGGGATTAGGGTCACTTCCGCACCCGATGGTCCCACCGACGATGTTGCAGACACGGCTATTTTACTCACAATCGCAACTTTGAGGAGGATTTGTGTAGCTGATCGCTTCGTCAGGAATGGGATTTGGAAGGAAAAGGATTTCAATTTGACCGCTAAG tTTAGCGGCAAATCAGTAGGCATTGTAGGCTTAGGGAGAATTGGTTCAGCAATTGCCAAGAGAGCTGAAGCTTTTGGATGTTCAATCAGTTACCATTCACGTTCACAAAAATCAGAGTCAACGTACACTTATTATTCACGTGTTATCGACTTGGCCTCCAATTGCCAGATCCTTGTCATTGCTTGTGCCTTAACTGATGAAACTCACCACATCATCAACCGTGAAGTTATAGATGCATTGGGTCCAAATGGAGTTGTCATCAACATTGCAAGGGGTTCTCATATTGATGAACCTGAGCTGGTGTCTGCTCTTGCAGAAGGCAGGTTGGGAGGAGCAGGGCTTGATGGTCTTGAACATGAACCGGAAGTGCCTACGCAACTAGCTAGTCTTGATAATGTTGTACTATCACCTCATACTGCAGCAGGCACTGTGGAGACCCGTAAGGAAATGGCTGATCTTGTCATTGCAAACTTGGAGGCATACTTTTCGAACAAGCCATTACTAACTCCTGTTCTTTGA
- the LOC125858779 gene encoding photosystem I reaction center subunit VI, chloroplastic-like, whose product MASLATLAAVQPTTNIKGLAGSSITGTKLHLKSSRLNFNRTKSRAGSVVAKYGDKSVYFDLEDLGNTTGQWDLYGSDAPSPYNSLQSKFFETFAAPFTKRGLLLKFLILGGGSTLAYFSSTASGDILPIKKGPQLPPKLGPRGKI is encoded by the exons ATGGCATCTTTGGCAACCCTTGCTGCTGTGCAGCCAACTACCAACATTAAGGGCCTAGCTGGAAGTTCAATCACTGGAACTAAGCTTCATCTCAAATCATCTCGTCTCAATTTTAACCGCACTAAATCCAG GGCTGGTTCTGTAGTTGCCAAATATGGTGACAAGAGTGTATACTTTGATTTGGAGGATTTGGGCAACACAACTGGCCAGTGGGACTTGTATGGATCAGATGCACCTTCACCATACAACTCTCTTCAG AGCAAGTTCTTTGAGACATTTGCTGCTCCATTCACCAAGAGAGGTCTGTTGCTCAAATTCTTGATATTGGGAGGTGGCTCTACCCTTGCCTACTTCAGTTCCACAGCATCAGGGGATATCCTACCAATCAAGAAAGGCCCGCAACTTCCACCTAAGCTCGGGCCACGTGGCAAGATCTAA